From a single Eleginops maclovinus isolate JMC-PN-2008 ecotype Puerto Natales chromosome 18, JC_Emac_rtc_rv5, whole genome shotgun sequence genomic region:
- the sphkap gene encoding A-kinase anchor protein SPHKAP isoform X2 — MLSSLITALRTFTEHNFQPSAMFEGSEAVEVEGGSSENTVASSISACKKVLCSNSVLDSSEYWLRNEKALCRLGLLDDDSEGSCTMICFMNLDPQKTDYRDDKSIKKLASVSPDLPKMVELLSVHQPKENEILLLGGLEASETCQTLPLSPSKGGQQHRGTGVCLVQCSGQRRSTQPKNIIYEINKFLIGLQWGRERQLQQGRAAGQRVDDDTNRSISSIEEDFLTASEHLGDDSEDDGYRNEAESGDLAEGPAEVSQKHCVRPSSQRAQLAHHQNREEAEGKRGGQPRRASLHTKESAGHYATNLAESVLQDAFIRLSQDETSFVSEAAVSVSLSSCPPNGTGLSKTKGPSQQRTCSFELPKIVIVQSPDSSEGAAEWAETQVSHVPHQDVTAKASDLPEKGKPAHIPNHNGGHPSKHVEVALACAANVIGTITNPALTQQLAMESAEEENPEEELHEPEDGSDYSFSSAMCGMAQVAGAVAAVELTEDSAEGCDSDAESAEVYTASRGLMSAAEASAAITLHCSVAEGTSVEAFRANIAEVLHREAAEVLTQPQGYKSIAHLLEATHNKIVDGITCPKQSYMDEREVDDLINEVADSLFKHAFEKAKKKKELEGTGKDAPGLQVFLQDSVNNLLFDILCLTQKKISHVSRFDHGPFNTQEGDAREPPNIKESKDPFSQLQCLVGHSQFTNSEKHYTDKLPMFPGLKEKYLLEENDLISSSSTGHSKDQHQSSCKQSQSKSASDPQQGTGPIREPLSEIQVYSTERRGRLVTNNDSRQSSLTPQSSLNSCSSLLSWRMDSESRTPINCYADDLSATVVSMATELAAICLENNTGKQPWFCALKGSCPDGPEAYFIPACRTVLRRKEAQNSNAASKKHRAPRLSEIKRKTEEHPELMERLVNRVVDESVNLDEPQDPFALFASEVTARIMNCPELNVVDTSKTGLPRSRLQCERWSRGKASSYESIPEEDSDPSGTANTLGLGNRLGQNLSRGSSISKQSSCESITDEFSRFMVNQMESEGRGFDLLLDYYAGKNASSILTAAVQQAASKKNGHLNVRTASCLSKQSSTESITEEFYRFMLKDMDKENREYGIAKTKEWSNSLFPPSPRTPFCIRQSSVPDRRSSDSRLTVNSPIKANSFDGFPRNVHGDTLNIFPTISVSATGLCKSDSCLYQRGKTDQITDMLIHETWSSSIESLMRKNKIIADPEDSIDLGAAADSQPHVQQFANRLAADIVDIGKSAMGGQQDVAGGASGSISQPPHMPVGERRRGFKQSHLSCSRSRSSQEQTGTGVGSGTGDSIGPRMRGPRDVPLIHIEGDQRDEETLSDLERTGGEPQHTAPEMTTTKRTERPSANSCRNGTSSASSLGLADLDAFSDVPTQSTVISEETVRGHLAATKDNIFESSSARAGGDRVLLVVNCDLDPGCMDSELRMALQWIAASELGLPVLYFRKSKETRVAKFQRVVHLMSQKSWRVTDLFSAVVQFCKLHEKKEEEGCALSSLFDWLLETL; from the exons GTGCTGTGCAGTAACAGCGTGCTGGACTCGTCGGAGTACTGGCTGAGGAACGAGAAGGCTCTGTGCAGACTGGGCCTGTTGGACGACGACTCGGAGGGCAGCTGCACCATG atCTGCTTTATGAATCTGGACCCTCAGAAAACAGACTATCGCGACGACAAAAGCATCAAG AAACTGGCATCGGTGTCTCCAGACCTGCCAAAGATGGTTGAATTGCTGAGTGTCCACCAGCCCAAAGAAAATGAGATCCTACTGCTCGGTGGGCTTGAAGCCTCAGAAACCTGCCAAAcactccccctctccccctctaaG GGCGgacagcagcacagagggaCCGGTGTGTGCCTGGTTCAGTGCTCAGGACAGAGACGCTCCACCCAACCGAAGAACATCATCTACGAGATCAACAAGTTCCTGATCGGTCTGCAGTGGGGGAGGGAGCGCCAGCTGCAGCAGGGCCGAGCCGCCGGGCAGCGGGTCGACGACGACACCAACCGCTCCATCTCGTCCATAGAGGAAGACTTCCTGACGGCCTCGGAGCACCTGGGAGACGACAGCGAGGATGACGGGTACAGAAATG AGGCAGAGAGTGGAGACCTGGCAGAGGGCCCGGCAGAGGTTTCACAGAAACACTGTGTCAGACCGTCCAGTCAGAGAGCACAGCTGGCCCATCATCAGAACAGGGAGGAAGCAGAGGGGAAAAGGGGCGGGCAGCCTCGGCGAGCCAGCCTCCACACCAAGGAATCAGCTGGTCACTATGCCACCAATCTGGCCGAGTCGGTACTGCAAGACGCCTTCATACGCCTCTCTCAAGATGAAACGTCCTTTGTCTCGGAGGCAGCTGTCAGCGTGTCCCTCTCTAGTTGTCCTCCCAACGGCACTGGTCTGTCAAAGACCAAAGGGCCTTCCCAACAGCGCACCTGCTCCTTTGAACTCCCCAAGATTGTTATAGTTCAAAGCCCGGACAGTTCTGAAGGGGCTGCAGAGTGGGCTGAGACCCAAGTGTCTCATGTGCCTCACCAGGATGTCACCGCCAAAGCCAGCGATCTGCCAGAGAAAGGGAAACCGGCTCACATCCCCAATCACAACGGAGGGCATCCATCCAAACATGTGGAGGTGGCTTTGGCCTGTGCTGCCAATGTCATTGGCACCATTACCAACCCGGCGCTGACACAACAGCTTGCCATGGAGTCGGCTGAAGAGGAAAAcccagaggaggagctgcatgaACCAGAGGATGGATCTGACTACTCCTTCTCCTCGGCCATGTGTGGCATGGCTCAGGTAGCTGGTGCTGTAGCGGCTGTGGAGCTAACGGAGGATTCAGCGGAGGGCTGCGATTCTGATGCAGAGTCCGCCGAAGTCTACACAGCATCTCGCGGTCTGATGTCTGCCGCCGAAGCCTCTGCGGCCATCACGCTGCACTGCAGTGTGGCGGAGGGCACCAGCGTCGAGGCGTTTCGTGCAAACATTGCCGAGGTCCTACACAGGGAGGCCGCTGAAGTGCTGACTCAACCGCAAGGCTACAAGAGTATCGCCCATCTGCTGGAGGCCACGCATAACAAGATAGTAGATGGCATTACGTGTCCAAAACAATCCTACATGGATGAAAGAGAGGTGGATGACTTGATTAATGAGGTGGCAGACAGCCTTTTCAAGCATGCctttgaaaaagcaaaaaagaagaaagaactGGAGGGCACTGGAAAAGACGCACCAGGCCTTCAGGTTTTTCTGCAGGACAGTGTTAACAACCTGCTGTTCGATATCCTTTGTCTGACGCAGAAGAAAATCAGTCACGTTTCTAGATTTGACCATGGGCCATTTAACACACAAGAGGGTGATGCGAGGGAGCCTCCTAACATTAAGGAGAGCAAGGATCCATTTAGTCAATTACAGTGCTTAGTTGGCCATAGCCAGTTCACTAATAGTGAGAAACACTACACAGATAAGCTCCCCATGTTTCCTGGGTTGAAGGAGAAATATCTGCTTGAGGAAAATGATCTCATTTCATCTTCCTCCACAGGTCACAGCAAAGACCAGCATCAGTCCTCCTGCAAACAGAGTCAGTCTAAATCTGCCTCTGACCCCCAGCAGGGCACTGGTCCTATCAGAGAACCTTTGAGTGAAATCCAGGTTTACAGCACAGAAAGGAGGGGGCGTCTAGTTACGAACAACGACAGCAGACAGTCCTCCCTCACTCCCCAATCCTCCCTCAACTCCTGCAGTTCTCTGCTCTCTTGGAGAATGGATTCAGAGTCCAGGACACCCATTAATTGCTACGCTGATGATTTGTCCGCCACAGTGGTGTCGATGGCCACAGAACTGGCCGCCATCTGCCTGGAAAACAACACTGGGAAACAACCCTGGTTCTGTGCCCTCAAAGGGTCGTGTCCCGATGGGCCAGAGGCGTACTTTATCCCTGCTTGCCGCACAGTGCTCAGGAGGAAAGAGGCGCAGAACAGCAATGCTGCGTCCAAGAAACACCGGGCCCCACGCCTCAGTGAGATCAAGAGGAAAACGGAGGAGCATCCAGAGCTGATGGAGCGCCTGGTGAACCGGGTGGTGGATGAATCGGTAAACCTGGATGAACCGCAGGACCCATTTGCCCTCTTTGCCTCTGAAGTTACGGCCAGGATCATGAACTGCCCCGAGCTGAATGTGGTGGATACGTCCAAAACGGGCCTGCCACGCAGCAGGTTGCAGTGTGAGAGGTGGAGCCGTGGGAAGGCTTCGAGTTATGAGAGTATTCCAGAAGAAGACTCAGACCCCTCAGGCACAGCCAACACCCTGGGCCTCGGCAATCGCTTGGGTCAGAACTTGAGCCGCGGCAGCTCGATCTCTAAGCAGTCCAGCTGTGAGAGCATCACGGATGAGTTCTCACGGTTCATGGTCAACCAGATGGAGAGTGAGGGCAGGGGCTTTGACCTTCTGCTGGACTACTACGCCGGGAAAAATGCCAGCAGCATTCTGACGGCAGCTGTACAACAGGCCGCCTCAAAGAAAAACGGGCACCTCAATGTCAGGACCGCATCCTGCCTGTCCAAACAGTCCAGCACCGAAAGCATCACAGAGGAGTTCTACCGGTTTATGCTTAAGGACATGGACAAGGAAAACAGAGAGTATGGCATTGCCAAGACTAAAGAGTGGAGCAACAGCCTGTTCCCCCCTTCTCCTAGAACACCTTTCTGCATACGACAGTCGTCCGTCCCAGACCGGCGATCCTCAGACTCGCGTCTGACCGTAAACTCGCCCATTAAAGCCAACTCTTTTGACGGATTCCCCCGCAATGTGCACGGAGACACGCTGAACATCTTCCCCACCATCTCAGTGTCGGCCACAGGACTGTGTAAGTCAGACTCCTGCCTCTATCAGAGGGGTAAGACTGACCAGATCACTGACATGCTGATTCATGAGACCTGGTCGAGCTCCATTGAGTCCTTGATGAGAAAGAACAAGATCATCGCTGATCCGGAGGACAGCATTGATCTGGGGGCCGCAGCGGACTCTCAGCCCCATGTGCAGCAATTCGCCAATCGCCTGGCAGCTGACATTGTAGATATTGGCAAGTCTGCCATGGGGGGCCAGCAAGATGTAGCTGGGGGTGCATCCGGATCAATCTCACAGCCACCACACATGCCTGTTGGAGAAAGAAGGAGGGGGTTCAAACAATCTCATCTGAGCTGTAGTCGGAGTAGGTCCAGCCAGGAGCAGACGGGGACCGGAGTAGGGTCTGGGACTGGTGACAGCATTGGACCACGTATGAGGGGCCCGAGAGATGTTCCACTGATCCACATCGAGGGAGatcagagagatgaagagactCTTTCAGACCTCGAAAGGACGGGAGGAGAACCTCAGCACACTGCCCCAGAAATGACAACTACCAAGCGTACGGAGAGACCTTCAGCCAACAGCTGCAG GAACGGAACCAGCAGTGCGTCTAGCCTGGGCCTGGCAGACCTGGACGCTTTCTCTGACGTGCCCACTCAGAGCACAGTAATCAG TGAGGAGACAGTGAGAGGACATCTGGCAGCAACAAAGGATAACATCTTTG AGAGCAGCTCAGCGAGGGCAGGAGGCGACAGGGTGCTGCTGGTGGTGAACTGCGACCTGGATCCTGGCTGCATGGACTCTGAGCTCAGGATGGCGCTGCAGTGGATCGCCGCTTCCGAGCTGGGCCTGCCTGTGCTCTACTTCAGGAAGTCCAAAGAGACGAGGGTTGCAAAG TTCCAGAGGGTGGTCCACCTGATGTCTCAGAAGTCGTGGCGTGTTACGGACCTGTTCAGTGCTGTGGTCCAGTTCTGTAAGCTTcatgagaaaaaggaagaggagggctgtgctctgtccaGCCTCTTTGATTGGCTGTTGGAGACCCTGTAG
- the sphkap gene encoding A-kinase anchor protein SPHKAP isoform X1 has product MAGAECLLKTPSNFQPSAMFEGSEAVEVEGGSSENTVASSISACKKVLCSNSVLDSSEYWLRNEKALCRLGLLDDDSEGSCTMICFMNLDPQKTDYRDDKSIKKLASVSPDLPKMVELLSVHQPKENEILLLGGLEASETCQTLPLSPSKGGQQHRGTGVCLVQCSGQRRSTQPKNIIYEINKFLIGLQWGRERQLQQGRAAGQRVDDDTNRSISSIEEDFLTASEHLGDDSEDDGYRNEAESGDLAEGPAEVSQKHCVRPSSQRAQLAHHQNREEAEGKRGGQPRRASLHTKESAGHYATNLAESVLQDAFIRLSQDETSFVSEAAVSVSLSSCPPNGTGLSKTKGPSQQRTCSFELPKIVIVQSPDSSEGAAEWAETQVSHVPHQDVTAKASDLPEKGKPAHIPNHNGGHPSKHVEVALACAANVIGTITNPALTQQLAMESAEEENPEEELHEPEDGSDYSFSSAMCGMAQVAGAVAAVELTEDSAEGCDSDAESAEVYTASRGLMSAAEASAAITLHCSVAEGTSVEAFRANIAEVLHREAAEVLTQPQGYKSIAHLLEATHNKIVDGITCPKQSYMDEREVDDLINEVADSLFKHAFEKAKKKKELEGTGKDAPGLQVFLQDSVNNLLFDILCLTQKKISHVSRFDHGPFNTQEGDAREPPNIKESKDPFSQLQCLVGHSQFTNSEKHYTDKLPMFPGLKEKYLLEENDLISSSSTGHSKDQHQSSCKQSQSKSASDPQQGTGPIREPLSEIQVYSTERRGRLVTNNDSRQSSLTPQSSLNSCSSLLSWRMDSESRTPINCYADDLSATVVSMATELAAICLENNTGKQPWFCALKGSCPDGPEAYFIPACRTVLRRKEAQNSNAASKKHRAPRLSEIKRKTEEHPELMERLVNRVVDESVNLDEPQDPFALFASEVTARIMNCPELNVVDTSKTGLPRSRLQCERWSRGKASSYESIPEEDSDPSGTANTLGLGNRLGQNLSRGSSISKQSSCESITDEFSRFMVNQMESEGRGFDLLLDYYAGKNASSILTAAVQQAASKKNGHLNVRTASCLSKQSSTESITEEFYRFMLKDMDKENREYGIAKTKEWSNSLFPPSPRTPFCIRQSSVPDRRSSDSRLTVNSPIKANSFDGFPRNVHGDTLNIFPTISVSATGLCKSDSCLYQRGKTDQITDMLIHETWSSSIESLMRKNKIIADPEDSIDLGAAADSQPHVQQFANRLAADIVDIGKSAMGGQQDVAGGASGSISQPPHMPVGERRRGFKQSHLSCSRSRSSQEQTGTGVGSGTGDSIGPRMRGPRDVPLIHIEGDQRDEETLSDLERTGGEPQHTAPEMTTTKRTERPSANSCSSERDRPAVAGAEVVKSDKRSMSASSEESMGSWSHITPEDDPQEETSSFIQLSEGNGTSSASSLGLADLDAFSDVPTQSTVISEETVRGHLAATKDNIFESSSARAGGDRVLLVVNCDLDPGCMDSELRMALQWIAASELGLPVLYFRKSKETRVAKFQRVVHLMSQKSWRVTDLFSAVVQFCKLHEKKEEEGCALSSLFDWLLETL; this is encoded by the exons GTGCTGTGCAGTAACAGCGTGCTGGACTCGTCGGAGTACTGGCTGAGGAACGAGAAGGCTCTGTGCAGACTGGGCCTGTTGGACGACGACTCGGAGGGCAGCTGCACCATG atCTGCTTTATGAATCTGGACCCTCAGAAAACAGACTATCGCGACGACAAAAGCATCAAG AAACTGGCATCGGTGTCTCCAGACCTGCCAAAGATGGTTGAATTGCTGAGTGTCCACCAGCCCAAAGAAAATGAGATCCTACTGCTCGGTGGGCTTGAAGCCTCAGAAACCTGCCAAAcactccccctctccccctctaaG GGCGgacagcagcacagagggaCCGGTGTGTGCCTGGTTCAGTGCTCAGGACAGAGACGCTCCACCCAACCGAAGAACATCATCTACGAGATCAACAAGTTCCTGATCGGTCTGCAGTGGGGGAGGGAGCGCCAGCTGCAGCAGGGCCGAGCCGCCGGGCAGCGGGTCGACGACGACACCAACCGCTCCATCTCGTCCATAGAGGAAGACTTCCTGACGGCCTCGGAGCACCTGGGAGACGACAGCGAGGATGACGGGTACAGAAATG AGGCAGAGAGTGGAGACCTGGCAGAGGGCCCGGCAGAGGTTTCACAGAAACACTGTGTCAGACCGTCCAGTCAGAGAGCACAGCTGGCCCATCATCAGAACAGGGAGGAAGCAGAGGGGAAAAGGGGCGGGCAGCCTCGGCGAGCCAGCCTCCACACCAAGGAATCAGCTGGTCACTATGCCACCAATCTGGCCGAGTCGGTACTGCAAGACGCCTTCATACGCCTCTCTCAAGATGAAACGTCCTTTGTCTCGGAGGCAGCTGTCAGCGTGTCCCTCTCTAGTTGTCCTCCCAACGGCACTGGTCTGTCAAAGACCAAAGGGCCTTCCCAACAGCGCACCTGCTCCTTTGAACTCCCCAAGATTGTTATAGTTCAAAGCCCGGACAGTTCTGAAGGGGCTGCAGAGTGGGCTGAGACCCAAGTGTCTCATGTGCCTCACCAGGATGTCACCGCCAAAGCCAGCGATCTGCCAGAGAAAGGGAAACCGGCTCACATCCCCAATCACAACGGAGGGCATCCATCCAAACATGTGGAGGTGGCTTTGGCCTGTGCTGCCAATGTCATTGGCACCATTACCAACCCGGCGCTGACACAACAGCTTGCCATGGAGTCGGCTGAAGAGGAAAAcccagaggaggagctgcatgaACCAGAGGATGGATCTGACTACTCCTTCTCCTCGGCCATGTGTGGCATGGCTCAGGTAGCTGGTGCTGTAGCGGCTGTGGAGCTAACGGAGGATTCAGCGGAGGGCTGCGATTCTGATGCAGAGTCCGCCGAAGTCTACACAGCATCTCGCGGTCTGATGTCTGCCGCCGAAGCCTCTGCGGCCATCACGCTGCACTGCAGTGTGGCGGAGGGCACCAGCGTCGAGGCGTTTCGTGCAAACATTGCCGAGGTCCTACACAGGGAGGCCGCTGAAGTGCTGACTCAACCGCAAGGCTACAAGAGTATCGCCCATCTGCTGGAGGCCACGCATAACAAGATAGTAGATGGCATTACGTGTCCAAAACAATCCTACATGGATGAAAGAGAGGTGGATGACTTGATTAATGAGGTGGCAGACAGCCTTTTCAAGCATGCctttgaaaaagcaaaaaagaagaaagaactGGAGGGCACTGGAAAAGACGCACCAGGCCTTCAGGTTTTTCTGCAGGACAGTGTTAACAACCTGCTGTTCGATATCCTTTGTCTGACGCAGAAGAAAATCAGTCACGTTTCTAGATTTGACCATGGGCCATTTAACACACAAGAGGGTGATGCGAGGGAGCCTCCTAACATTAAGGAGAGCAAGGATCCATTTAGTCAATTACAGTGCTTAGTTGGCCATAGCCAGTTCACTAATAGTGAGAAACACTACACAGATAAGCTCCCCATGTTTCCTGGGTTGAAGGAGAAATATCTGCTTGAGGAAAATGATCTCATTTCATCTTCCTCCACAGGTCACAGCAAAGACCAGCATCAGTCCTCCTGCAAACAGAGTCAGTCTAAATCTGCCTCTGACCCCCAGCAGGGCACTGGTCCTATCAGAGAACCTTTGAGTGAAATCCAGGTTTACAGCACAGAAAGGAGGGGGCGTCTAGTTACGAACAACGACAGCAGACAGTCCTCCCTCACTCCCCAATCCTCCCTCAACTCCTGCAGTTCTCTGCTCTCTTGGAGAATGGATTCAGAGTCCAGGACACCCATTAATTGCTACGCTGATGATTTGTCCGCCACAGTGGTGTCGATGGCCACAGAACTGGCCGCCATCTGCCTGGAAAACAACACTGGGAAACAACCCTGGTTCTGTGCCCTCAAAGGGTCGTGTCCCGATGGGCCAGAGGCGTACTTTATCCCTGCTTGCCGCACAGTGCTCAGGAGGAAAGAGGCGCAGAACAGCAATGCTGCGTCCAAGAAACACCGGGCCCCACGCCTCAGTGAGATCAAGAGGAAAACGGAGGAGCATCCAGAGCTGATGGAGCGCCTGGTGAACCGGGTGGTGGATGAATCGGTAAACCTGGATGAACCGCAGGACCCATTTGCCCTCTTTGCCTCTGAAGTTACGGCCAGGATCATGAACTGCCCCGAGCTGAATGTGGTGGATACGTCCAAAACGGGCCTGCCACGCAGCAGGTTGCAGTGTGAGAGGTGGAGCCGTGGGAAGGCTTCGAGTTATGAGAGTATTCCAGAAGAAGACTCAGACCCCTCAGGCACAGCCAACACCCTGGGCCTCGGCAATCGCTTGGGTCAGAACTTGAGCCGCGGCAGCTCGATCTCTAAGCAGTCCAGCTGTGAGAGCATCACGGATGAGTTCTCACGGTTCATGGTCAACCAGATGGAGAGTGAGGGCAGGGGCTTTGACCTTCTGCTGGACTACTACGCCGGGAAAAATGCCAGCAGCATTCTGACGGCAGCTGTACAACAGGCCGCCTCAAAGAAAAACGGGCACCTCAATGTCAGGACCGCATCCTGCCTGTCCAAACAGTCCAGCACCGAAAGCATCACAGAGGAGTTCTACCGGTTTATGCTTAAGGACATGGACAAGGAAAACAGAGAGTATGGCATTGCCAAGACTAAAGAGTGGAGCAACAGCCTGTTCCCCCCTTCTCCTAGAACACCTTTCTGCATACGACAGTCGTCCGTCCCAGACCGGCGATCCTCAGACTCGCGTCTGACCGTAAACTCGCCCATTAAAGCCAACTCTTTTGACGGATTCCCCCGCAATGTGCACGGAGACACGCTGAACATCTTCCCCACCATCTCAGTGTCGGCCACAGGACTGTGTAAGTCAGACTCCTGCCTCTATCAGAGGGGTAAGACTGACCAGATCACTGACATGCTGATTCATGAGACCTGGTCGAGCTCCATTGAGTCCTTGATGAGAAAGAACAAGATCATCGCTGATCCGGAGGACAGCATTGATCTGGGGGCCGCAGCGGACTCTCAGCCCCATGTGCAGCAATTCGCCAATCGCCTGGCAGCTGACATTGTAGATATTGGCAAGTCTGCCATGGGGGGCCAGCAAGATGTAGCTGGGGGTGCATCCGGATCAATCTCACAGCCACCACACATGCCTGTTGGAGAAAGAAGGAGGGGGTTCAAACAATCTCATCTGAGCTGTAGTCGGAGTAGGTCCAGCCAGGAGCAGACGGGGACCGGAGTAGGGTCTGGGACTGGTGACAGCATTGGACCACGTATGAGGGGCCCGAGAGATGTTCCACTGATCCACATCGAGGGAGatcagagagatgaagagactCTTTCAGACCTCGAAAGGACGGGAGGAGAACCTCAGCACACTGCCCCAGAAATGACAACTACCAAGCGTACGGAGAGACCTTCAGCCAACAGCTGCAG CAGTGAGAGGGACAGGCCAGCTGTGGCGGGGGCTGAAGTAGTGAAGAGCGACAAGCGTTCAATGAGTGCTAGCAGTGAAGAGAGCATGGGGAGCTGGTCCCATATTACCCCCGAGGATGACCCCCAAGAGGAGACCAGTAGTTTTATCCAGCTGAGCGAGGG GAACGGAACCAGCAGTGCGTCTAGCCTGGGCCTGGCAGACCTGGACGCTTTCTCTGACGTGCCCACTCAGAGCACAGTAATCAG TGAGGAGACAGTGAGAGGACATCTGGCAGCAACAAAGGATAACATCTTTG AGAGCAGCTCAGCGAGGGCAGGAGGCGACAGGGTGCTGCTGGTGGTGAACTGCGACCTGGATCCTGGCTGCATGGACTCTGAGCTCAGGATGGCGCTGCAGTGGATCGCCGCTTCCGAGCTGGGCCTGCCTGTGCTCTACTTCAGGAAGTCCAAAGAGACGAGGGTTGCAAAG TTCCAGAGGGTGGTCCACCTGATGTCTCAGAAGTCGTGGCGTGTTACGGACCTGTTCAGTGCTGTGGTCCAGTTCTGTAAGCTTcatgagaaaaaggaagaggagggctgtgctctgtccaGCCTCTTTGATTGGCTGTTGGAGACCCTGTAG